A single genomic interval of Eurosta solidaginis isolate ZX-2024a chromosome 3, ASM4086904v1, whole genome shotgun sequence harbors:
- the LOC137244733 gene encoding cyclin-dependent kinase 9-like — MASRGRDEHISHSHSMQSTPGVTSSSASRTLSLAEKQKYIEEYDFPYCDESSKYEKVAKIGQGTFGEVFKAREKKSNKKFVAMKKVLMDNEKEGFPITALREIRILQLLKHENVVNLIEICRTKATASNGYRSTFYLVFDFCEHDLAGLLSNINVKFSLGEIKKVMQQLLNGLYYIHSNKILHRDMKAANVLITKHGVLKLADFGLARAFSIPKNDIKNRYTNRVVTLWYRPPELLLGDRNYGPPVDMWGAGCIMAEMWTRSPIMQGNTETQQLTFISQLCGSFTPDVWCGVEELELYKSVELPKNQKRRVKERLRPYVKDPNGCDLLDKLLTLDPKKRIDADTALNHDFFWTDPMPSDLSKMLSQHSQSMFEYLAQPRRSNQMRNYHQQMATMNQKPQDNSLIDRVW, encoded by the exons ATGGCCTCTCGTGGACGCGATGAGCACATTTCACATTCGCATTCGATGCAGTCCACGCCTGGAGTTACATCTTCTAGTGCCTCACGTACGCTCTCACTGgctgaaaaacaaaaatacatcgaaGAATATGATTTTCCTTACTGTGATGAATCTTCCAAATATGAGAAGGTAGCGAAAATTGGCCAAGGCACTTTCGG CGAGGTATTTAAAGCTCGTGAAAagaaaagcaataaaaaatttgTCGCGATGAAAAAGGTGCTTATGGACAATGAAAAAGAAGGT TTTCCCATAACTGCATTACGTGAAATACGGATACTGCAGTTATTAAAAcatgaaaatgttgtaaatttaaTAGAAATTTGTCGAACGAAAGCAACTGCTAGCAACGGTTATCGCTCCACATTCTACTTGGTTTTTGACTTTTGCGAACATGATTTGGCTGGATTGCTCTCCAATATAAATGTAAAATTTAGTCTTGGTGAAATCAAAAAGGTCATGCAGCAGCTACTAAATGGACTTTACTACATACATAGCAATAAG ATTCTGCATCGCGACATGAAAGCTGCCAATGTACTTATAACCAAGCATGGCGTATTAAAACTAGCAGATTTTGGTTTAGCGCGTGCATTTAGTATACCTAAGAATGACATAAAAAATCGGTATACTAATCGTGTTGTTACATTATGGTATCGACCACCAGAATTGCTACTTGGCGATCGTAATTATGGTCCACCTGTAGACATGTGGGGCGCTGGTTGTATTATGGCTGAAATGTGGACACGTTCGCCCATTATGCAGGGTAATACCGAAACACAACAACTTACATTTATATCTCAACTGTGCGGTTCATTTACACCTGACGTGTGGTGTGGAGTTGAAGAATTGGAATTGTATAAATCTGTAGAACTGCCAAAAAATCAGAAACGGCGTGTTAAAGAGCGCCTGCGTCCTTACGTCAAAGATCCCAATGGCTGTGATCTCTTAGATAAGCTTTTAACACTTGATCCAAAAAAACGTATAGATGCTGATACAGCAttaaatcatgattttttttggaCTGATCCGATGCCTAGTGATTTGAGTAAAATGCTTTCACAGCATTCGCAGAGTATGTTTGAATATTTGGCACAGCCGCGGCGTAGCAACCAGATGCGTAATTATCATCAACAAATGGCTACAATGAATCAGAAACCGCAAGATAATAGTTTAATAGATCGAGTTTGGTAG